In Spirochaeta isovalerica, one DNA window encodes the following:
- a CDS encoding aldose 1-epimerase, which produces MFKRSEYSAGKYKVVRLDNDKGSFVDIIPQLGAMIYRLALKTGKGEVKDILRYDSPGELESNPMYRGRVLFPFNDRIPGGKYCFNNSVFFLPINEVSDNSSIHGLVYDKFFDEIHCLIQSDYAELTYSFSISDEDWSGYPFSINLNVTYRLSEKGFETAYHIKNTGIQRLPVALGWHPYFKLGDKVDDWILTCGGGKYVAVDEQLIPTGEIKSVSGTSLDFTVPAAINDSELDIAFSNSVDGTISLSNGMEQLILEFDTSLFPFVQLYIPPERDSIAIEPITGATNSFNIENLGRLVLAPGETKSGRVVLRLK; this is translated from the coding sequence ATGTTTAAAAGATCGGAATACTCTGCGGGAAAATACAAAGTCGTGCGACTCGATAACGATAAGGGGTCATTTGTTGATATAATTCCTCAATTGGGAGCAATGATATACCGTCTTGCGCTGAAAACGGGCAAGGGAGAGGTCAAGGACATCCTGAGATATGATTCTCCCGGGGAGCTTGAAAGCAACCCCATGTATCGGGGAAGAGTCCTGTTTCCTTTCAACGACCGGATTCCCGGTGGAAAGTATTGTTTTAATAATTCCGTTTTTTTTCTTCCCATTAATGAAGTGTCCGATAATTCTTCGATCCACGGTCTTGTTTATGATAAATTCTTTGATGAAATTCATTGTCTCATTCAAAGCGATTATGCCGAGTTAACCTATTCCTTCTCTATTTCAGATGAAGATTGGTCCGGATATCCCTTCTCAATAAACCTTAATGTCACTTATCGCCTATCTGAAAAAGGATTCGAAACGGCATATCACATTAAAAATACAGGAATTCAGAGATTGCCGGTTGCTCTCGGCTGGCATCCTTATTTTAAACTGGGGGACAAAGTAGATGATTGGATATTAACTTGCGGGGGAGGTAAGTATGTCGCTGTCGATGAGCAGCTTATTCCCACCGGCGAAATTAAATCCGTTTCGGGAACATCTCTGGATTTTACTGTTCCTGCCGCGATTAATGATTCAGAACTGGATATCGCTTTTTCCAATTCAGTGGACGGAACCATCTCTTTATCCAATGGAATGGAGCAGCTGATTCTGGAGTTTGATACTTCTTTATTTCCTTTTGTCCAATTGTATATCCCTCCCGAACGCGATTCTATTGCAATCGAACCGATTACCGGCGCAACCAATTCTTTTAACATTGAAAATCTGGGAAGACTGGTGCTGGCTCCGGGAGAAACAAAAAGCGGTCGTGTCGTTTTAAGATTGAAGTGA
- a CDS encoding M20 metallopeptidase family protein — translation MNDFYSIMDDELNNLIPGIKELRKELHRYPEIAWSEKETRRRLVEFLSECGMTPFESFLGTDLVYQINGEKDGKALLLRSDMDALKQKEKGNIPWKSLNEGAAHNCGHDGHMSMLCGAALLINRMVKRGYKLPRPVRFVFQPAEEIECGGSDLVDAGVLDDVGEVLAIHGWPALPKGEIFSKSGPFFAAAATFVTKIKGIATHGALPMNGLSPFPSAARMIDEIELIAERYSGRAVVSSCMINGGSSENIIPGEIEIRGTIRYYHRDHFSEIQALFERAGHTVADQTACGISTEYISKYKIPLYNSEAFLDKLSSTLKDANSQYSDIPGGISSTEAKTVSEDFSFYTDKRPGALVLLGLGDDVPPLHAQNFDFPDDVLSKGVLLFTEAAFHLRS, via the coding sequence ATGAACGATTTCTACAGCATCATGGATGACGAACTGAACAACCTTATCCCCGGGATCAAAGAGCTCAGAAAAGAACTGCACCGCTATCCCGAAATAGCCTGGAGTGAAAAAGAGACGAGGCGGCGGCTTGTCGAGTTTCTCAGCGAATGCGGCATGACCCCTTTTGAAAGCTTTCTGGGAACCGATCTGGTCTATCAGATTAACGGCGAAAAAGACGGGAAGGCACTGCTTCTCAGGTCGGATATGGATGCGCTGAAGCAGAAGGAAAAGGGAAACATCCCATGGAAATCACTCAATGAAGGAGCCGCCCATAATTGTGGACACGACGGACATATGAGCATGCTCTGCGGCGCGGCCCTGCTGATAAACAGAATGGTTAAGAGAGGATATAAACTCCCCCGTCCGGTTCGTTTTGTCTTTCAGCCCGCAGAAGAAATAGAATGCGGGGGATCCGATCTGGTCGATGCGGGAGTCCTGGACGATGTGGGCGAAGTTCTTGCCATTCACGGCTGGCCGGCACTACCGAAAGGGGAAATTTTCTCAAAATCCGGACCCTTCTTCGCCGCTGCCGCGACCTTTGTGACAAAGATAAAAGGGATAGCCACTCACGGGGCACTTCCCATGAACGGATTGAGCCCCTTCCCTTCCGCCGCGAGGATGATCGACGAAATCGAATTGATAGCGGAGCGGTACAGCGGAAGGGCTGTCGTTTCCTCATGCATGATCAACGGCGGTTCCAGCGAAAACATCATTCCCGGAGAGATAGAAATCCGGGGGACTATCCGCTACTACCACAGGGATCATTTCAGCGAGATTCAGGCTCTTTTCGAGAGGGCCGGGCATACCGTTGCAGACCAGACAGCATGCGGAATCAGCACGGAATACATCTCTAAATATAAAATTCCTCTCTATAACAGCGAAGCATTTCTGGATAAACTCTCATCAACTCTGAAAGATGCCAACAGCCAATATAGTGATATTCCCGGCGGTATCAGTTCAACCGAGGCGAAAACGGTTTCGGAAGACTTTTCATTTTATACGGACAAACGCCCCGGCGCGCTGGTTTTGCTGGGACTGGGAGACGATGTCCCTCCTCTCCATGCCCAGAACTTCGACTTTCCCGACGATGTCCTCAGCAAAGGGGTGCTCCTCTTTACCGAAGCAGCTTTTCATTTGCGCTCTTGA
- a CDS encoding NADH-dependent [FeFe] hydrogenase, group A6: MIGITFNGTEYKVDSSLTILEAAKSIGVHIPTLCHLEGNHPQGACRVCVVEVAGANALVASCSTPVRDGMVIQTENRRVREARKTVVDLMLSEHVGDCRYCDRGDDCELQDLSNMLGLREPMYAGETPPSVFDLSTPALVRDTGKCIKCRRCVMVCNEVQNVGALFPQNRGFDTVIGPAFTRDLDTVACVQCGQCAAVCPVGAITEKSHIEQIHQALDNPEKTVVVQTAPAIRAALGECFGYEAGTLVTGKMVTALKLMGFDGVFDTNFTADLTILEEGSELLKRLKQTLVDGKPAALPQFSSCSPGWIKYAEYFHPDFLPNLSTCKSPQQMFGALAKSYYAQQIGVDPKDLVVVSVMPCTAKKFEAARPEMTQNGIPDVDYVLTTRELGQMIRSMGIDFRNLGDSAMDSPFGLSSGAADIFANTGGVMEAALRTVYEIVTGRDFPMDNLHVAPITGLEGIKEASVLITDPVDAWKFLDGVEVKVAVAHGLGNTEKVMELIRSGEKSWHFVEIMTCPGGCIGGGGQPRFTDDAKRRARIAAIYREDEGKPIRKSHKNPTIEAIYADYLKEPLGERSHHLLHTEYEKRSIV; this comes from the coding sequence ATGATCGGAATAACATTCAACGGTACGGAATATAAGGTTGATTCTTCTCTGACCATTCTGGAAGCGGCGAAGAGTATCGGCGTTCACATCCCGACTCTTTGTCATCTCGAGGGAAATCATCCCCAGGGGGCCTGCCGGGTCTGTGTCGTGGAAGTCGCCGGAGCCAATGCGCTCGTGGCCTCCTGCTCGACTCCTGTTCGCGACGGCATGGTCATTCAGACTGAGAACAGGCGGGTTCGCGAAGCCCGGAAAACTGTTGTGGATCTAATGCTGAGCGAACATGTGGGCGATTGCCGATATTGCGACAGAGGAGATGACTGCGAACTGCAGGACCTCTCCAATATGCTGGGGCTCCGGGAGCCTATGTACGCGGGAGAAACACCGCCTTCAGTTTTCGATCTCTCGACGCCCGCCCTTGTTCGCGATACTGGCAAATGCATCAAATGCCGACGCTGCGTTATGGTCTGTAATGAGGTGCAGAATGTCGGTGCGCTTTTCCCGCAGAACCGCGGTTTCGATACGGTCATAGGTCCGGCTTTTACCAGGGATCTCGACACGGTTGCCTGCGTTCAGTGCGGCCAGTGCGCGGCGGTCTGCCCCGTCGGAGCCATCACCGAGAAAAGCCATATCGAGCAGATTCATCAGGCCCTGGATAATCCTGAAAAAACCGTTGTCGTTCAGACCGCGCCGGCTATCCGCGCGGCCCTCGGCGAGTGTTTCGGCTACGAAGCGGGAACTCTGGTCACAGGCAAAATGGTAACGGCTTTGAAGCTCATGGGTTTTGACGGCGTGTTCGATACGAACTTCACTGCCGACCTGACCATTCTGGAAGAGGGATCGGAGCTTTTGAAACGCCTTAAGCAGACTCTGGTCGATGGAAAACCGGCGGCCCTGCCTCAGTTCAGCAGCTGCAGTCCCGGCTGGATAAAATACGCTGAATACTTCCATCCCGATTTTCTGCCTAATCTCTCAACCTGCAAATCGCCCCAGCAGATGTTCGGGGCGCTGGCCAAAAGCTACTATGCCCAACAGATCGGCGTCGATCCGAAAGATCTGGTCGTCGTTTCGGTTATGCCCTGTACGGCCAAGAAGTTCGAAGCCGCCCGTCCCGAGATGACGCAGAACGGTATTCCCGATGTGGATTATGTACTTACCACAAGGGAGCTGGGGCAGATGATCCGCTCCATGGGCATCGACTTCCGCAACCTGGGCGACTCGGCCATGGATTCGCCCTTCGGTCTCTCTTCGGGAGCGGCGGATATTTTCGCCAATACGGGGGGCGTTATGGAGGCGGCCCTCAGAACGGTTTACGAAATCGTTACGGGAAGGGATTTCCCCATGGATAACCTTCATGTCGCTCCCATAACGGGGCTGGAGGGAATCAAAGAGGCTTCGGTTCTCATTACGGATCCTGTCGATGCCTGGAAATTCCTCGACGGCGTAGAAGTAAAAGTGGCTGTGGCACACGGTCTGGGCAATACGGAGAAAGTCATGGAGCTGATTCGGTCCGGTGAGAAATCCTGGCATTTTGTTGAAATCATGACCTGTCCCGGCGGATGTATCGGCGGAGGCGGGCAGCCGCGTTTTACCGATGATGCCAAACGCCGCGCCAGAATCGCCGCGATTTACAGAGAGGATGAGGGCAAGCCGATACGCAAGTCCCATAAGAACCCGACGATAGAAGCGATTTATGCTGATTATCTGAAGGAACCGCTCGGAGAGAGGTCTCATCATCTTCTTCATACGGAATACGAAAAGCGCTCCATTGTTTGA
- the abc-f gene encoding ribosomal protection-like ABC-F family protein, with product MINIINLSKYYGTETVFDNISLKINPNEKTGLVGPNGCGKTTLIKMITGGEEPSRGNIIVDKNVRIGYVPQYIEFDEALSVREVMMLPYQSLSTELRELEDRMSSAEETNLEKILNRYQQVRDEYDAIEGDTADLRAEKILDSLGLEGRLEQPVETLSGGEKNVLAMAKALLLKPDLLILDEPGNHLDYKGLAWLEQFLSDYREAVLIVSHNRYLLDRVCERIIAVEGNKTNDFAGNYSYYRMNRLKSLVNQQSDYVANQKKLKRIEALVKKFQQIATATCDPAWGQRLRAMKSRYSQEEKNAVDRPEVFEQKIKMDFQADKTKADIALQINGYSKAFGELKLFNDASAEIHCGEKVALIGPNGCGKTTLIRDIVKEGNWDSDILRVGPSLTIGYCSQHQEIFNPEETIEDEIRGLGQLSRSDAFKIVAPFNFTWEDMEKKTGSLSGGEKNRLQMARLIYLKTNFLILDEPTNHLDILSSEAVEEALADFEGTLLVVSHDRYFLEKTVDRIIEVRDGKLVSFDGSFSRWWASANPVRPKSSGRISTRGSDRREDRKNSSDKGAEEELKVLESRIETMETEKSELESSINDAFTKGDHKKGRELSVKLEKLSRQLDELWNNL from the coding sequence ATGATCAATATAATCAATCTGTCAAAATACTACGGCACAGAAACCGTATTTGACAATATCTCTCTAAAAATCAATCCCAACGAAAAAACAGGTCTCGTCGGGCCGAACGGATGCGGAAAAACAACTCTCATAAAAATGATAACCGGCGGGGAAGAACCGTCCCGCGGCAATATAATCGTGGATAAAAACGTCCGGATCGGATATGTCCCCCAGTATATTGAATTCGACGAAGCTCTGTCGGTCAGGGAAGTTATGATGCTTCCCTATCAGTCGCTGTCCACTGAACTGAGGGAGCTCGAAGACAGGATGTCATCGGCGGAAGAAACGAATCTGGAAAAAATACTGAACCGCTATCAGCAGGTCAGAGATGAATATGATGCCATCGAAGGCGATACAGCGGACCTGAGAGCGGAAAAGATTCTCGATTCCCTCGGCCTTGAAGGGCGGCTCGAACAGCCGGTGGAGACGCTATCGGGAGGAGAGAAAAACGTACTGGCCATGGCTAAAGCGCTTTTGCTCAAACCGGATCTTCTGATATTGGACGAACCGGGGAACCATCTGGATTACAAGGGCCTGGCATGGCTGGAACAGTTTCTCTCCGATTACCGGGAAGCGGTGCTTATCGTCAGCCACAACCGATACCTCCTGGACCGGGTCTGCGAGCGGATAATCGCCGTGGAGGGAAATAAGACAAATGACTTTGCCGGCAATTATTCCTACTACAGGATGAACCGGCTTAAATCTCTGGTCAACCAGCAATCCGACTACGTCGCTAATCAGAAGAAACTGAAGCGCATCGAAGCACTTGTAAAAAAATTCCAGCAGATTGCTACGGCCACCTGCGACCCGGCCTGGGGACAGAGACTTAGAGCCATGAAAAGCCGCTACTCCCAGGAAGAGAAAAATGCCGTGGACAGGCCGGAGGTCTTCGAACAGAAAATAAAGATGGATTTCCAGGCGGATAAAACCAAAGCCGATATAGCCTTGCAGATAAACGGCTATTCAAAAGCATTCGGAGAACTGAAGCTTTTTAATGATGCTTCGGCAGAAATTCACTGCGGAGAAAAGGTGGCTCTGATCGGACCGAACGGCTGCGGGAAAACAACTCTCATACGGGATATCGTAAAGGAGGGGAACTGGGACAGCGATATTCTGCGGGTCGGCCCCAGCCTGACGATCGGCTACTGCTCGCAGCATCAGGAAATATTCAATCCCGAAGAAACAATTGAAGATGAAATCCGCGGCCTCGGACAACTGAGCCGCAGCGATGCCTTTAAAATCGTCGCGCCATTCAATTTTACCTGGGAAGATATGGAGAAAAAAACCGGTTCCCTATCGGGAGGTGAAAAAAACAGGCTGCAAATGGCCAGGCTGATCTATCTGAAAACGAATTTTCTCATTCTCGATGAGCCGACCAACCACCTCGACATACTCTCCAGCGAGGCAGTAGAAGAGGCTCTGGCAGATTTTGAAGGAACACTTCTCGTCGTATCCCACGACAGGTATTTTCTGGAAAAAACTGTAGACCGGATTATCGAAGTCAGAGACGGGAAACTGGTCTCCTTCGACGGGAGCTTTTCCCGATGGTGGGCATCAGCCAATCCGGTCCGGCCGAAGTCGAGCGGGCGGATATCAACCAGAGGATCTGACAGACGGGAAGACCGGAAAAACAGTTCCGATAAAGGAGCTGAAGAGGAATTGAAAGTTCTGGAATCGCGGATCGAAACGATGGAAACCGAAAAAAGTGAGTTGGAAAGTTCTATCAATGACGCCTTCACAAAAGGCGATCACAAGAAAGGACGGGAACTGTCGGTCAAACTGGAGAAGCTGAGCCGGCAGCTCGACGAATTGTGGAATAATTTGTAA
- a CDS encoding IclR family transcriptional regulator yields MEKQNSAVPALDKMDLIFDLLTRTPEGLSQSVIASELQLPKATVSRMINRLTGQGYLEQDHLTGLYNLGAKLLTLGNIVNQRLDVAALAAPHMKELAREIDEMVKLSIMRGDTVYPLCSFESRKAVRITLDSGTVYPPYIGAAGKLLLALTEEGRLYRQNVLPSIVLKSYSPYTIADKAKLEEVIDRIAVEKIAYDHQEESEGIYAIAMPVFNSLGETAGAVSIPFFGDFESKSENYKSRLKACTDMISRSMGYERGKVYE; encoded by the coding sequence ATGGAAAAACAAAACAGCGCCGTTCCGGCTCTCGATAAAATGGATCTTATTTTCGATCTGCTGACCCGGACTCCCGAGGGGTTGAGCCAGTCTGTTATCGCTTCGGAACTCCAGCTTCCCAAAGCAACCGTTTCCAGAATGATCAACCGGCTGACAGGACAGGGTTACCTGGAACAGGACCATCTGACGGGGTTGTACAATCTAGGCGCCAAGCTTCTGACTCTGGGGAATATCGTCAATCAAAGGCTTGATGTCGCAGCGCTCGCGGCTCCCCATATGAAGGAACTCGCCCGGGAAATAGATGAAATGGTGAAATTGAGCATTATGAGGGGAGATACTGTCTATCCGCTGTGCAGTTTTGAGAGCCGTAAAGCCGTGAGAATCACTCTTGATTCCGGTACGGTCTATCCGCCCTATATCGGCGCGGCGGGCAAGCTGCTCCTCGCTCTGACAGAAGAGGGGAGACTTTACCGCCAGAATGTACTGCCTTCTATTGTATTGAAGTCCTATTCGCCCTATACGATCGCGGACAAGGCTAAACTGGAAGAGGTCATCGACCGCATCGCTGTCGAAAAAATCGCCTATGACCATCAGGAGGAATCGGAAGGCATTTACGCCATCGCCATGCCGGTCTTCAATTCACTGGGAGAAACGGCCGGTGCGGTCAGCATTCCCTTTTTCGGAGATTTTGAGAGCAAATCGGAAAACTATAAATCGAGGCTTAAAGCCTGTACGGATATGATTTCCCGTTCCATGGGATATGAAAGAGGAAAAGTATATGAATAA
- a CDS encoding bifunctional 4-hydroxy-2-oxoglutarate aldolase/2-dehydro-3-deoxy-phosphogluconate aldolase, translating into MNNEYRDIAARLAEIAIIPVIKLDNPEHASPLAEALEKAGLPAAEVTFRTDAAARSIEIISEKFPGVLTGAGTVLTIDQVKSAVDSGARFIVSPGFNPRIVDYCVDRGIPVYPGVNNPSGIEAALERGLDVLKFFPAEASGGIKMINAMSAPYGKVKFMATGGINASNLISYLESPYVAACGGSWMVKGDLINSGKFDEIEKLSVEAVGLVKTWRSK; encoded by the coding sequence ATGAATAATGAGTATCGAGACATTGCAGCCAGACTGGCGGAGATCGCCATAATTCCGGTAATTAAACTGGATAACCCCGAGCATGCCTCTCCGCTGGCGGAAGCTCTTGAAAAAGCCGGACTGCCCGCCGCCGAAGTGACGTTCCGGACCGATGCAGCCGCCCGTTCCATCGAAATTATCAGCGAAAAGTTTCCCGGTGTTTTAACAGGGGCCGGGACGGTCCTGACCATCGATCAGGTGAAATCAGCTGTCGATTCGGGCGCCCGTTTTATTGTCAGCCCCGGATTTAATCCCCGCATCGTCGATTACTGTGTCGACAGGGGAATCCCAGTCTATCCCGGAGTCAACAATCCATCGGGAATTGAGGCGGCTCTGGAAAGAGGGCTTGACGTTCTCAAGTTTTTCCCTGCCGAAGCCTCGGGCGGCATCAAAATGATAAACGCCATGAGCGCTCCCTACGGTAAAGTGAAATTTATGGCTACCGGGGGGATCAACGCCTCTAATCTGATCAGTTACCTCGAGTCTCCCTATGTCGCGGCCTGCGGTGGTTCCTGGATGGTTAAGGGAGATCTGATAAACAGCGGTAAGTTTGATGAAATAGAGAAACTGAGCGTCGAAGCGGTCGGTCTGGTTAAAACATGGAGAAGCAAATGA
- a CDS encoding POTRA domain-containing protein: MKRNILCLILLITMALSLWAEGEGKVADKIVIDGTWMTRDFIILSKLGFKEGDSVTQEDLEKAEKELYRLNLFSKVEFTWDEEEDGTTTLHVLARDQFLIMPLVAIDGSSSTIKLGAADENFLGFNVDLSLAYEQEKQYSQYDFIKRRIRGSVGLPDTLLNGFTFGQVVNIGLDGNAEHEIKTDFSLPTRWFNDWLWRFYFSKSLDVIYDAEDGVKLSGYSDSKWDLHTIFKSDWDKLWNPRFEFGWYSSEIGDTGLVDVGFDGIMGANSYLYWSSGITYGEVRTKNSYFQKNGWKVFADYSMDIKTAGDNSFEPLIHDFSIGAEAHWLAFNWLEFAGYLNYGVSNLENNYRIPIHNTRDRSVPGLTINGSTFYSLTAQAHVTYVNVDWFALEHVAWFDLARAGIDSADLFSTAPKMAVGTGLRFRIPNIPWLYFYIDIQWALPETGQDFWGIKI; encoded by the coding sequence ATGAAAAGAAATATATTATGCCTGATTCTCCTCATAACAATGGCACTGTCCCTATGGGCGGAAGGAGAAGGGAAGGTCGCTGACAAAATAGTTATTGACGGCACATGGATGACCAGAGATTTTATTATCCTGAGTAAGCTGGGATTCAAAGAAGGCGATTCTGTTACTCAGGAAGATTTGGAAAAAGCTGAAAAGGAGCTCTACAGATTAAATCTCTTTTCTAAAGTTGAGTTCACCTGGGATGAAGAAGAGGACGGCACAACGACTTTACATGTACTGGCCAGGGATCAATTTCTGATTATGCCTCTTGTCGCAATTGACGGTTCATCCAGCACTATCAAGCTGGGAGCGGCTGATGAAAATTTCCTCGGTTTCAATGTTGATCTGAGTTTGGCTTATGAGCAGGAAAAACAATATTCACAGTACGATTTCATAAAGCGAAGGATTCGGGGATCGGTAGGACTTCCCGATACATTGCTTAACGGGTTCACATTCGGCCAGGTTGTAAATATCGGTTTGGACGGGAACGCGGAGCATGAGATTAAAACAGATTTCTCTCTGCCTACTCGTTGGTTTAATGATTGGCTCTGGCGGTTTTACTTCTCGAAAAGCCTCGATGTTATCTATGATGCTGAAGATGGCGTAAAGTTATCCGGGTACTCCGATAGTAAATGGGATCTTCACACAATATTCAAATCCGACTGGGATAAATTATGGAATCCCCGCTTTGAATTCGGTTGGTATTCCAGTGAAATCGGAGATACGGGGTTGGTCGATGTCGGCTTTGATGGAATTATGGGAGCGAATTCCTATTTGTATTGGAGCTCAGGCATCACATACGGAGAGGTCCGGACTAAAAATTCCTATTTCCAGAAAAACGGATGGAAAGTTTTTGCCGATTATTCAATGGATATAAAAACAGCGGGAGATAATTCGTTTGAACCCCTTATTCATGATTTCTCTATAGGCGCGGAAGCGCATTGGCTTGCCTTCAATTGGTTGGAATTTGCCGGTTATTTAAATTACGGCGTAAGTAATCTTGAAAATAATTACAGAATTCCGATTCATAATACCAGAGACAGATCAGTTCCCGGCTTGACAATAAACGGTTCTACATTCTATTCATTGACAGCCCAGGCTCATGTAACCTATGTGAACGTTGACTGGTTCGCTTTGGAGCATGTAGCCTGGTTTGATCTTGCAAGAGCGGGCATTGATTCAGCTGATCTTTTCAGTACAGCACCTAAAATGGCTGTCGGTACGGGGCTGAGATTCCGCATACCGAACATTCCCTGGCTCTATTTCTATATAGATATTCAATGGGCCCTTCCCGAAACGGGACAGGATTTCTGGGGAATAAAAATCTAA
- a CDS encoding type II toxin-antitoxin system Phd/YefM family antitoxin, protein MKISLKEDITSLSYFKANFNQILEKMNHNHRPMILTQNGKSAGVFMDIETWETLLKKIQVLKMINEGERSLQKGNEVSLEAAEESLKKKYGL, encoded by the coding sequence ATGAAGATATCACTGAAAGAAGATATTACTTCGCTTTCCTATTTCAAAGCGAATTTCAATCAAATTCTTGAGAAAATGAATCATAACCATCGCCCGATGATCCTGACACAGAATGGAAAATCCGCCGGTGTTTTTATGGATATTGAAACCTGGGAGACTTTGCTCAAAAAAATACAGGTTTTGAAGATGATTAATGAAGGCGAACGCTCTCTTCAGAAGGGAAATGAAGTATCTCTGGAAGCAGCTGAAGAATCTTTGAAAAAAAAGTATGGTCTATAA
- a CDS encoding type II toxin-antitoxin system RelE/ParE family toxin, translating into MVYNIKLSPIAESDLDSIVSYYHTLNPSTAKRYFREIFIKIRSLKDFPLIGRIVPECMDIYYDKYRELIYENYRIIYRIEADVIYIIRILDARMDMDFTIFGL; encoded by the coding sequence ATGGTCTATAATATCAAGCTTTCTCCTATCGCAGAATCGGATCTCGATTCAATAGTTTCCTATTACCATACGTTAAATCCATCCACCGCTAAACGATATTTCAGAGAGATTTTTATAAAAATCAGATCATTGAAGGATTTCCCTCTCATTGGACGGATTGTTCCGGAATGCATGGATATTTACTATGACAAATACCGTGAATTGATTTATGAGAATTACAGAATCATTTATCGTATTGAAGCAGATGTAATCTACATTATCCGGATTCTCGATGCCAGGATGGATATGGATTTTACAATTTTCGGATTATAA
- a CDS encoding lysophospholipid acyltransferase family protein, translating to MKSLLTFILTIYEVTLFVAVCVVFYPIALLIFIFTAPFDKRRTLLHKFSCVWGSIYIWLQPFWKVTWEGKENIKKDQAYVFVSNHQSLLDIIVLYGMFKHFKWVAKNSLLRVPFVGWNMALNDYIIIKRNDAKSQIDMMKKSEKMLREGNSVMIFAEGTRSIDGNLGTFKRGAFIMAEKAEVPVIPIALDNMYKAVKGKSLWINKVTDMKVKVFPPLNPKDFKNTKEITAKVQEIISGQLDEWRSAEK from the coding sequence ATGAAATCTCTATTAACATTTATTCTGACAATTTACGAAGTAACCCTCTTTGTTGCAGTGTGTGTCGTATTTTATCCCATAGCTCTGCTGATCTTTATCTTTACCGCACCCTTTGATAAAAGAAGAACGCTTCTTCACAAGTTCTCCTGTGTCTGGGGCAGCATATACATATGGCTCCAGCCCTTCTGGAAAGTGACCTGGGAAGGAAAGGAAAATATAAAAAAGGATCAGGCTTATGTCTTCGTTTCCAATCACCAGTCTCTTCTCGACATCATCGTTCTCTACGGGATGTTCAAACACTTCAAATGGGTTGCTAAAAACTCCCTGCTGAGAGTACCGTTCGTGGGATGGAATATGGCTCTGAACGACTATATCATCATCAAAAGAAACGATGCGAAAAGCCAGATCGATATGATGAAAAAATCGGAAAAAATGTTGCGCGAAGGCAATTCGGTTATGATCTTCGCGGAAGGGACGCGGTCTATCGACGGCAATCTCGGCACATTCAAGCGCGGCGCTTTCATTATGGCGGAAAAGGCCGAAGTCCCGGTCATTCCCATAGCCCTGGATAATATGTATAAGGCTGTAAAGGGAAAAAGCCTCTGGATAAATAAGGTCACGGATATGAAAGTGAAAGTCTTTCCTCCTCTTAATCCCAAAGATTTTAAGAACACCAAGGAAATTACGGCAAAAGTACAGGAAATCATCAGCGGCCAGCTCGATGAATGGCGTTCTGCAGAAAAATAA